A single window of Gadus morhua chromosome 22, gadMor3.0, whole genome shotgun sequence DNA harbors:
- the LOC115536181 gene encoding regulation of nuclear pre-mRNA domain-containing protein 1A isoform X1, translating to MSAFSEAALEKKLSELSNSQQSVQTLSLWLIHHRKHSQTIVTVWLNELKKAQVSRKLTFVYLANDVIQNSKRKGPEFTQDFAPIIVDAFKHVSREGEESFKKQLGRVLSIWQERAVYENSLLDQLSQVLCKDTHSLLIVYDTFLFMQTHFLSLTGLADGEKKAKKRSYEKIQMDEEDNNFASQSSPTEEPPQTAELIRALQELENAASGDSALRKRISSLPAEVQDASLLHRITDKESGDRLSGLVEEACMLLADYSGRLAAEVDDRRQLMRTLTLFLHSQKDGLAQNEQKLEVRKLIPAPHCVCVCVCVCVCVCVCVCVCVCVCVCVCVCVCVCVCVCVCVCVCLSLPFLSPFHLISSSLTTLLFILYRL from the exons ATGTCAGCTTTTTCCGAGGCTGCTCTAGAGAAGAAACTATCGGAGCTTAGCAACTCTCAGCAAAGTGTGCAGACCCTGTCACTGTGGCTCATACACCACAGAAAACACTCCCAAACTATTGTCACCGTCTGGCTCAACGAACTTAAAAAAG CTCAGGTGTCACGCAAGCTGACCTTTGTCTACCTGGCCAATGATGTCATCCAGAACAGCAAGAGGAAAGGACCAGAGTTCACCCAGGACTTTGCACCCATCATCGTGGACGCCTTCAAACATGTGTCCAG ggaaggagaggagagctttAAGAAGCAGCTTGGCCGGGTGCTGTCTATCTGGCAGGAGAGGGCTGTGTATGAGAATAGTCTCCTGGACCAGCTCTCGCAAGTCCTATGTaaggacactcactcactcttaaTTGTGTATGATACTTTCTTATTCATGCAAACACATTTTCTCTCTTTGACTGGTCTTGCAGACGGAGAGAAAAAGGCAAAGAAGAGGTCCTATGAAAAGATCCAGATGGACGAGGAGGACAACAACTTTGCTTCCCAGAGCTCTCCTACAGAAGAGCCCCCACAG ACGGCGGAGTTGATCCGGGCGCTGCAGGAGCTGGAGAACGCCGCCTCTGGAGACTCGGCCCTGCGGAAACGCATCTCGTCGCTGCCGGCCGAGGTGCAGGACGCCTCCCTGCTCCACAGGATCACGG ACAAGGAGTCGGGGGACCGGCTTTctgggctggtggaggaggcctGCATGCTGCTGGCTGACTACAGCGGCCGCCTGGCTGCCGAGGTGGATGACCGGAGGCAGCTGATGCGCACGCTCACGCTCTTCCTGCACAGCCAGAAGGACGGCCTGGCTCAGAACGAGCAGAAACTAGAAGTGCGTAAACTCATCCCTGccccacactgtgtgtgtgtgtgtgtgtgtgtgtgtgtgtgtgtgtgtgtgtgtgtgtgtgtgtgtgtgtgtgtgtgtgtgtgtgtgtgtgtgtgtgtgtgtgtgtgtgtgtgtgtgtgtgtgtgtgtgtgtgtgtgtctgtctttgccTTTCTTATCCCCATTTCATCTGATTTCATCTAGTCTGACTAcccttttatttatattgtatcgACTGTAG
- the LOC115536181 gene encoding regulation of nuclear pre-mRNA domain-containing protein 1A isoform X2: MSAFSEAALEKKLSELSNSQQSVQTLSLWLIHHRKHSQTIVTVWLNELKKAQVSRKLTFVYLANDVIQNSKRKGPEFTQDFAPIIVDAFKHVSREGEESFKKQLGRVLSIWQERAVYENSLLDQLSQVLYGEKKAKKRSYEKIQMDEEDNNFASQSSPTEEPPQTAELIRALQELENAASGDSALRKRISSLPAEVQDASLLHRITDKESGDRLSGLVEEACMLLADYSGRLAAEVDDRRQLMRTLTLFLHSQKDGLAQNEQKLEVRKLIPAPHCVCVCVCVCVCVCVCVCVCVCVCVCVCVCVCVCVCVCVCVCVCLSLPFLSPFHLISSSLTTLLFILYRL; encoded by the exons ATGTCAGCTTTTTCCGAGGCTGCTCTAGAGAAGAAACTATCGGAGCTTAGCAACTCTCAGCAAAGTGTGCAGACCCTGTCACTGTGGCTCATACACCACAGAAAACACTCCCAAACTATTGTCACCGTCTGGCTCAACGAACTTAAAAAAG CTCAGGTGTCACGCAAGCTGACCTTTGTCTACCTGGCCAATGATGTCATCCAGAACAGCAAGAGGAAAGGACCAGAGTTCACCCAGGACTTTGCACCCATCATCGTGGACGCCTTCAAACATGTGTCCAG ggaaggagaggagagctttAAGAAGCAGCTTGGCCGGGTGCTGTCTATCTGGCAGGAGAGGGCTGTGTATGAGAATAGTCTCCTGGACCAGCTCTCGCAAGTCCTAT ACGGAGAGAAAAAGGCAAAGAAGAGGTCCTATGAAAAGATCCAGATGGACGAGGAGGACAACAACTTTGCTTCCCAGAGCTCTCCTACAGAAGAGCCCCCACAG ACGGCGGAGTTGATCCGGGCGCTGCAGGAGCTGGAGAACGCCGCCTCTGGAGACTCGGCCCTGCGGAAACGCATCTCGTCGCTGCCGGCCGAGGTGCAGGACGCCTCCCTGCTCCACAGGATCACGG ACAAGGAGTCGGGGGACCGGCTTTctgggctggtggaggaggcctGCATGCTGCTGGCTGACTACAGCGGCCGCCTGGCTGCCGAGGTGGATGACCGGAGGCAGCTGATGCGCACGCTCACGCTCTTCCTGCACAGCCAGAAGGACGGCCTGGCTCAGAACGAGCAGAAACTAGAAGTGCGTAAACTCATCCCTGccccacactgtgtgtgtgtgtgtgtgtgtgtgtgtgtgtgtgtgtgtgtgtgtgtgtgtgtgtgtgtgtgtgtgtgtgtgtgtgtgtgtgtgtgtgtgtgtgtgtgtgtgtgtgtgtgtgtgtgtgtgtgtgtgtgtctgtctttgccTTTCTTATCCCCATTTCATCTGATTTCATCTAGTCTGACTAcccttttatttatattgtatcgACTGTAG
- the LOC115536181 gene encoding regulation of nuclear pre-mRNA domain-containing protein 1A isoform X4 produces the protein MSAFSEAALEKKLSELSNSQQSVQTLSLWLIHHRKHSQTIVTVWLNELKKAQVSRKLTFVYLANDVIQNSKRKGPEFTQDFAPIIVDAFKHVSREGEESFKKQLGRVLSIWQERAVYENSLLDQLSQVLCKDTHSLLIVYDTFLFMQTHFLSLTGLADGEKKAKKRSYEKIQMDEEDNNFASQSSPTEEPPQTAELIRALQELENAASGDSALRKRISSLPAEVQDASLLHRITDKESGDRLSGLVEEACMLLADYSGRLAAEVDDRRQLMRTLTLFLHSQKDGLAQNEQKLEIHPTW, from the exons ATGTCAGCTTTTTCCGAGGCTGCTCTAGAGAAGAAACTATCGGAGCTTAGCAACTCTCAGCAAAGTGTGCAGACCCTGTCACTGTGGCTCATACACCACAGAAAACACTCCCAAACTATTGTCACCGTCTGGCTCAACGAACTTAAAAAAG CTCAGGTGTCACGCAAGCTGACCTTTGTCTACCTGGCCAATGATGTCATCCAGAACAGCAAGAGGAAAGGACCAGAGTTCACCCAGGACTTTGCACCCATCATCGTGGACGCCTTCAAACATGTGTCCAG ggaaggagaggagagctttAAGAAGCAGCTTGGCCGGGTGCTGTCTATCTGGCAGGAGAGGGCTGTGTATGAGAATAGTCTCCTGGACCAGCTCTCGCAAGTCCTATGTaaggacactcactcactcttaaTTGTGTATGATACTTTCTTATTCATGCAAACACATTTTCTCTCTTTGACTGGTCTTGCAGACGGAGAGAAAAAGGCAAAGAAGAGGTCCTATGAAAAGATCCAGATGGACGAGGAGGACAACAACTTTGCTTCCCAGAGCTCTCCTACAGAAGAGCCCCCACAG ACGGCGGAGTTGATCCGGGCGCTGCAGGAGCTGGAGAACGCCGCCTCTGGAGACTCGGCCCTGCGGAAACGCATCTCGTCGCTGCCGGCCGAGGTGCAGGACGCCTCCCTGCTCCACAGGATCACGG ACAAGGAGTCGGGGGACCGGCTTTctgggctggtggaggaggcctGCATGCTGCTGGCTGACTACAGCGGCCGCCTGGCTGCCGAGGTGGATGACCGGAGGCAGCTGATGCGCACGCTCACGCTCTTCCTGCACAGCCAGAAGGACGGCCTGGCTCAGAACGAGCAGAAACTAGAA
- the LOC115536181 gene encoding regulation of nuclear pre-mRNA domain-containing protein 1A isoform X5: MSAFSEAALEKKLSELSNSQQSVQTLSLWLIHHRKHSQTIVTVWLNELKKAQVSRKLTFVYLANDVIQNSKRKGPEFTQDFAPIIVDAFKHVSREGEESFKKQLGRVLSIWQERAVYENSLLDQLSQVLYGEKKAKKRSYEKIQMDEEDNNFASQSSPTEEPPQTAELIRALQELENAASGDSALRKRISSLPAEVQDASLLHRITDKESGDRLSGLVEEACMLLADYSGRLAAEVDDRRQLMRTLTLFLHSQKDGLAQNEQKLEEYKRKLARVTQVRKELRSRLSNLPGTR; the protein is encoded by the exons ATGTCAGCTTTTTCCGAGGCTGCTCTAGAGAAGAAACTATCGGAGCTTAGCAACTCTCAGCAAAGTGTGCAGACCCTGTCACTGTGGCTCATACACCACAGAAAACACTCCCAAACTATTGTCACCGTCTGGCTCAACGAACTTAAAAAAG CTCAGGTGTCACGCAAGCTGACCTTTGTCTACCTGGCCAATGATGTCATCCAGAACAGCAAGAGGAAAGGACCAGAGTTCACCCAGGACTTTGCACCCATCATCGTGGACGCCTTCAAACATGTGTCCAG ggaaggagaggagagctttAAGAAGCAGCTTGGCCGGGTGCTGTCTATCTGGCAGGAGAGGGCTGTGTATGAGAATAGTCTCCTGGACCAGCTCTCGCAAGTCCTAT ACGGAGAGAAAAAGGCAAAGAAGAGGTCCTATGAAAAGATCCAGATGGACGAGGAGGACAACAACTTTGCTTCCCAGAGCTCTCCTACAGAAGAGCCCCCACAG ACGGCGGAGTTGATCCGGGCGCTGCAGGAGCTGGAGAACGCCGCCTCTGGAGACTCGGCCCTGCGGAAACGCATCTCGTCGCTGCCGGCCGAGGTGCAGGACGCCTCCCTGCTCCACAGGATCACGG ACAAGGAGTCGGGGGACCGGCTTTctgggctggtggaggaggcctGCATGCTGCTGGCTGACTACAGCGGCCGCCTGGCTGCCGAGGTGGATGACCGGAGGCAGCTGATGCGCACGCTCACGCTCTTCCTGCACAGCCAGAAGGACGGCCTGGCTCAGAACGAGCAGAAACTAGAA
- the LOC115536181 gene encoding regulation of nuclear pre-mRNA domain-containing protein 1A isoform X3 yields MSAFSEAALEKKLSELSNSQQSVQTLSLWLIHHRKHSQTIVTVWLNELKKAQVSRKLTFVYLANDVIQNSKRKGPEFTQDFAPIIVDAFKHVSREGEESFKKQLGRVLSIWQERAVYENSLLDQLSQVLCKDTHSLLIVYDTFLFMQTHFLSLTGLADGEKKAKKRSYEKIQMDEEDNNFASQSSPTEEPPQTAELIRALQELENAASGDSALRKRISSLPAEVQDASLLHRITDKESGDRLSGLVEEACMLLADYSGRLAAEVDDRRQLMRTLTLFLHSQKDGLAQNEQKLEEYKRKLARVTQVRKELRSRLSNLPGTR; encoded by the exons ATGTCAGCTTTTTCCGAGGCTGCTCTAGAGAAGAAACTATCGGAGCTTAGCAACTCTCAGCAAAGTGTGCAGACCCTGTCACTGTGGCTCATACACCACAGAAAACACTCCCAAACTATTGTCACCGTCTGGCTCAACGAACTTAAAAAAG CTCAGGTGTCACGCAAGCTGACCTTTGTCTACCTGGCCAATGATGTCATCCAGAACAGCAAGAGGAAAGGACCAGAGTTCACCCAGGACTTTGCACCCATCATCGTGGACGCCTTCAAACATGTGTCCAG ggaaggagaggagagctttAAGAAGCAGCTTGGCCGGGTGCTGTCTATCTGGCAGGAGAGGGCTGTGTATGAGAATAGTCTCCTGGACCAGCTCTCGCAAGTCCTATGTaaggacactcactcactcttaaTTGTGTATGATACTTTCTTATTCATGCAAACACATTTTCTCTCTTTGACTGGTCTTGCAGACGGAGAGAAAAAGGCAAAGAAGAGGTCCTATGAAAAGATCCAGATGGACGAGGAGGACAACAACTTTGCTTCCCAGAGCTCTCCTACAGAAGAGCCCCCACAG ACGGCGGAGTTGATCCGGGCGCTGCAGGAGCTGGAGAACGCCGCCTCTGGAGACTCGGCCCTGCGGAAACGCATCTCGTCGCTGCCGGCCGAGGTGCAGGACGCCTCCCTGCTCCACAGGATCACGG ACAAGGAGTCGGGGGACCGGCTTTctgggctggtggaggaggcctGCATGCTGCTGGCTGACTACAGCGGCCGCCTGGCTGCCGAGGTGGATGACCGGAGGCAGCTGATGCGCACGCTCACGCTCTTCCTGCACAGCCAGAAGGACGGCCTGGCTCAGAACGAGCAGAAACTAGAA